In Armatimonadota bacterium, the sequence CGCCAGGACGAGCAGTTCGCCGAATGAATAGGCGTAGACATAGAACGGTGAGCCGATGAAGTGGTTCACATACATCCACCAGACCTTGTGCTCCTCACCCATCTCGACTGAATCAAGGAACATAGCCTGGATATTGCGCTGCCACATATCGCTGATCTCGTCAGTGGTCAGTTCGCCCATCTCGCGGCGTGATTTGTGAAGTTCCTGCTCGAACCGATACATAGCCGCCTGGCGGAAGATAGTCGCGAAGTTGCCCTCTATCTTCTCGGCATAGAGAGCAAGTTTGTCCTCAAGACCGGCCTTGGAGACGATATTCTCAAAGACCAGCATCTCTCCGAATGTGCTTGCAAGCTCGGCTACCGGCAGCACACTGTGCATATTCAGATATCCAAGTGGACGGGCAAGATATGCATGGACGCCGTGGCCGAGTTCATGGCCGAGAGTCATGATATCATCCTGGCGGTTGAGATAGCTCAAAAGCACATATGGGTGCGTATCCGCAGTGACATATGAGCAGAACGCCCCACCCCGCTTGCCTTTGCGCGGCTCGGCGTCTATCCAGTTATTTGCAAAGAACTTATCCGCCGTGTCCGCCATAGTCTGCGAGAACTTGCCGAAGGAAGTAAGCACTGTCTCGCGTGCCTCATCGAAGCTGTATTCCTTCTTGGACTCGAAGAGGGGCGCATAGCGGTCGTAGTGCATGAGTTTATCGACGCCGAGAATCTCGCGCTTGGTCTTATAGTACCTGGCGACCAGAGGGAAATTGTCCGTGCAGGTCGAAATAACTGTCTCGACTGTCTGGGCGTCGAGCTCGTTGGATGTGTTGCGAGCCTGCTCGGGATATTCGTAGCGGCGGAGGCGGTCGTCGACTGCTTTATCGTACACCAGGGTATTGAATATAAATGTCAAAAGATGGCCGCTGGCATTCAGACCTTCTGAAAGAGAGCCGGCGGCAGCTTTGCGAGTTTCACGGTTGGGATCACGCAGGAGAGCGAGGACTTCAGGCTCTGTCATTGTCTTTTCCTCGCCGTTGACCGTGACTTTGAACGTTATATCCGAGACCATCTCCTCGAAAAGACGCTCGAAGGCGCGGCCCCCGGTATTGGCCTTCTCTTCAAGAATTTTTTCCTCAGGCTCGGAAAGCCTGTGCTCGCGGAAGAGCCGCATAGCCCAAATAAAGTGACGATATCTGGCCAGGATATCGTCCTGCATGAGCCGGTCGATGATCTCGGGCTTTGCGGCCATAAGCTCCAGGTCAAAGAACAATAGTTCCAGCGCGATCTCG encodes:
- a CDS encoding M3 family oligoendopeptidase; the protein is MPDMTKVAWDLSDLYIGIDDPKIDETLDKSLARAKQFADTYRGKIDSDDLTARTLFDSVKEYEDMVQEMAKPASYASLVFSADTSNPEHGALLQHIQERQTEIALELLFFDLELMAAKPEIIDRLMQDDILARYRHFIWAMRLFREHRLSEPEEKILEEKANTGGRAFERLFEEMVSDITFKVTVNGEEKTMTEPEVLALLRDPNRETRKAAAGSLSEGLNASGHLLTFIFNTLVYDKAVDDRLRRYEYPEQARNTSNELDAQTVETVISTCTDNFPLVARYYKTKREILGVDKLMHYDRYAPLFESKKEYSFDEARETVLTSFGKFSQTMADTADKFFANNWIDAEPRKGKRGGAFCSYVTADTHPYVLLSYLNRQDDIMTLGHELGHGVHAYLARPLGYLNMHSVLPVAELASTFGEMLVFENIVSKAGLEDKLALYAEKIEGNFATIFRQAAMYRFEQELHKSRREMGELTTDEISDMWQRNIQAMFLDSVEMGEEHKVWWMYVNHFIGSPFYVYAYSFGELLVLA